CCCAGATGAAGGACGCGGTCGGCCAGTCCGTCACCGTCCGGGTCGGCGGCCGCTCCGCCGACGGCCGGGACGCCGAGTTCTCCGCCTCCGGCAAGATCATCACCTTCCACGGCTTCCTCAAGGCCTACGTCGAGGGCGCCGACGACCCCAACGCCGAGCTCGACGACCGCGAGCGCCGGCTGCCGCGCGTCGCCGAGGGCGACCCGCTCGCCGCCGAGCGGCTCACCCCCGAGGGCCACGCCACCAAGCCCCCGGCGCGTTACACCGAGGCCTCGCTGGTCAAGGAGCTGGAGGACCGCGAGATCGGCCGCCCCTCCACCTACGCCTCGATCATCGACACGATCATCAACCGCAAGTACGTCTTCAAGAAGGGCACGGCGCTCGTCCCGTCCTTCCTCTCCTTCGCCGTGGTGAACCTGCTGGAGAAGCACTTCGGCCGGCTCGTCGACTACGACTTCACCGCCAAGATGGAGGACGACCTCGACCGGATCGCGGCCGGCCAGGCCGAGTCCGTGCCGTGGCTGAAGCGCTTCTACTTCGGCGAGGTCGCGGGCACCGCCGCGGGCAGCGCCGCCGAGGCCGGCAACGGCGACGGCGACCACCTCGGCGGCCTGAAGGAGCTCGTCACCGACCTCGGCGCGATCGACGCCCGGGAGATCAGCTCCTTCCCGCTGAGCGACGAGATCACCCTGCGGGTCGGCCGCTACGGCCCGTACGTCGAGAAGGCCGCCGCGGTCGAGGGCGAGCCGGGCCAGCGCGCCGACGTCCCCGACGACCTGCCGCCGGACGAGCTCACCGTCGAGCTCGCCGAGGAACTGCTCGCCAAGCCCAGCGGCGAGCGCGTGCTCGGCACCGACCCGGAGGGCGGCCACCCGCTCGTCGCCAAGGACGGCCGCTACGGCCCCTACGTCACCGAGGTGCTGCCCGAGGGCACCCCGAAGACCGGCAAGAACGCGGTCAAGCCGCGCACCGCCTCGCTCTTCAAGACGATGTCGCTGGACACCGTCACCCTCGAGGACGCGCTGCGGCTGCTCTCGCTGCCCCGCGTGGTCGGCACCGACCCCGAGGGCAACGAGATCACCGCGCAGAACGGCCGCTACGGCCCCTACCTCAAGCGCGGCACCGACTCCCGGTCGCTGACCGACGAGGACCAGCTGTTCACCATCACCCTGGACGAGGCGCTGGTCATCTACGCCCAGCCCAAGCTGCGCGGGCGCGCGGCCGCCGCCGCCCCCCTCAAGGAGCTCGGCACCGACCCGGTCAGCGAGCGCCCGGTGGTCGTCAAGGACGGTCGCTTCGGCCCGTACGTGACCGACGGCGAGACCAACGCGACGCTCCGCAAGGACGACGACGTCGAGACGATCACCCCGGAGCGCGGCTACGAGCTCCTCGCCGAGAAGCGCGCCCGCGGGCCGGTGAAGAAGACGGCCAAGAAGGCACCCGCCAAGAAGGTCGCGGCCAAGAAGACGACGGCGAAGAAGACCGCCGTCAGGAAGACGGCCGCCGCCAAGACCACGGCTGCCAAGACGACGGCCACGAAGACGGCCGCGAAGAAGACGGCCGCCAAGAAGGCCGCGGCTCCCGCCCCCGACGAGGACTGAGCCGGAACTCCGCCACGCGGGCCCGCACCTTCGGGTGCGGGCCCGCGCTACGTCACAACCGTGTCATGACCGGCTTCCGGAACCCCGTCCGCCCCTTGGGCCCTGGGGCCCGACCGCTACGCTGACGGTATGACGAGTGAGGAGCAGACCACCGGTCCCAGCCCTGCCCCGCCCGACCGTCCGGAGGTCTCGCCGGCCGGGACACCCGGTGAACGGGCCCGGGCGCTGCTCAGGCTCCGGCCCTACCGCCGACTGTGGACGGCCCAGCTCGTCGGCGGCACCGCGGACCGCCTCGCGCTGCTGGTCCTCGTCCCGCTGACGGTGGTCGCCGCGGCGCTCGGCGGCCAGTTCGGCGACGGGTACCGGGCATTCGCGCTCGCCGTCGCCGCCGTGTTCACCGCGCGGATGCTCGCCACCGTCCTTTTCGGCGCCGCCCTGCTCGGCCCGGTGCACACCCTGGTCGGCGAGAAGCTCGACCGTCGCTGGGTGCTCGTCGGGGCGGACGTGCTGCGCGCCGTGCTGATCGGCGTCGCCGCCTGGTGGTCGACCTGGATGCCCGGCACCGCCACCTGGCTGCTGCTCGGCACCGTGTTCCTCACCGGCGCCGCCGAGCGGGTCTGGGCGATCGCGAAGGCCGCCGCCGTCCCCGGCCTGCTGCCGCCCGCCGACCCGTACGCCCCCGCCGAGCGGCGCAAGCCCTCGCCCGCCTCGCTGGACGCCGTCCGCACCGTGGACGACCGGACCGGCTGGGGCACCGTGCCGCTCGCCGCGACCGCCCTGATCGTCTTCACCCTGCTCAATAACGTCCTCGCCGCGCTCGGCACGGACTGGCTGAGGGGCCATCAGGCGACCTCCGCCGCGGTCGGCGCCGCCCTGCTGTTCGCGGCCTCCGCCGTCCTGCTCTTCCTGCAGGAGCTGCCGGCCGGCCCCGGCGCCGCCCCGCACTCCCCGCTGCAGGGCCTGCGCGCCCCCGTCGACGTCACCCCCGGCAAGGCGCTCAGCAAGGGCCGCACCGGCTCCGCCCCGTACTTCACCTTCGCCGTCGCCGCCGCGTACGCCTCGATGGCGGGCGTCGCCTCGCTCGGCCTGCTGACCGCGCTGGAGCACCGGGCCGGCCCGATCGGCTACGGCCTGGTCGTCCTCGCCGCGGGCCTCGCCCCGGCCGTCGGCGTCCGGCTCACCCGGGCCACCCTGCCCGCGTTCTCCCGCCGCCGTCTGCTCACGCTCGCCCTCCTCGTCGAGGGCGTGGCGCTGATCCTGGCGGGCCTCGTGCTGGACTTCGTCCTCGTCCTGCTGCTCACCGTGCTGGCCGGCGTCGCCGCCGGGCTGACCGTGTCGGTCGGCCGCACCCTGCTCGCGCAGGAGGTCGAGGAGGCCCGGCTGCCCAAGGTCACCGAGCACCTCTACGCGGTGCTGCGGGCCGTGGTCGGCAGTGCGCTGATCGCCGTCCCGCTGATCGCCGCCGCGTACGGCGAGGTCACCCTCGGCCGGGTCGAGCCCGGCAGCTTCACCTTCATCCACGACGGCGCCGCACTCGCGGTCTCCACGGCCGGCCTGCTCACCCTGGTGCTGGCCGCGGTCGTGCTGCTGCGCACCGACGACCGCCGCGGGGTGACCCGGTTCAGCAAGGAGCTGTTCCAGGCCGTCCGCGGCGGCACCGAGCCGGCCCCGCACCGCACCACCGGCACCGGCTTCTTCATCGCGCTGGAGGGCGGCGACGGCGCCGGCAAGTCCACCCAGGCCCAGGCACTGGCCGAGTGGATCCGCGCCAAGGGCCACGAGGTGGTGCTCACCCGGGAGCCCGGCGGCAGCCCGGTCGGCCAGCGGCTGCGCGGCCTCGTCCTGGACGTCGGCAACACCGGCCTCTCGCACCGCGCCGAGGCGCTGATCTACGCCGCCGACCGTGCCGAGCACGTCGAGAACGTCATCCGGCCCGCTCTGGCCCGCGGCGCAGTGGTGATCACCGACCGCTACATGGACTCGTCCATCGCCTACCAGGGCGCCGGCCGCGACCTCGCCGCCACCGAGATCGCCCGGATCTCCCGCTGGGCCACCGGTGGGCTCGTCCCGGACCTCACCGTGGTGCTGGACGTCGACCCGGCCGCCGCCCGCGAGCGGTTCACCGAGGCGCTGGACCGGCTGGAGTCCGAGCCGACCGAGTTCCACGCCCGGGTCCGGGCCGGCTTCCTGGCACTGGCCGCCGCCGACCCCGCCCGGTACCTGATCGTCGACGCCGGCCAGCAGCCCGCCCAGGTGACCACCGCGATCCGCCACCGGCTCGACCGCGAGCTGCCGCTCTCCGACCAGGAGAAGGCCGCCCGCGTCGAGCAGGATCGCCTCGCCCGCGAGGCCGCCGAACGCCGGGCCGCCGAGGAGGCCCGCCTCAAGGCCGAGGCCGAGGAGGCCGAGCGGAAGCGGCAGGCGCTGCTGGAGGAGCTGCGCGCCGAGCAGGCCGAGAAGGAGCGACTCGCCAAGCTGGAGGCCGAGCGGGCCGCCGCCGAGGAGGCCCGCAAGGCCGCCGAGGCCGCCCGTCTCCGGGCCGAGGCGGAGGCGAAGGAACTCGCCGAGGCGGAGGCCCACCGCCGCGCCGCCGAGGAGGCCCGGCTGAAGGTCGAGGCCGCCGAGCGCGAGCGCCGGGAGGCGGAGGCCGCCGCCCAGGCCGAGATCCAGCGGCAGCGGGAGCTGCAGCGGGCCGAGCAGCGCCGCCGTGCGGAGGAAGCCCTGCAGCGCGCGGAGGAGGCCCGGCTGAAGGCCGAGACGGAGGCTGCCGCCGCGTCCGCCGCCGCATCCGCCGCCGTGACCGCGGAGCTGCCGCAGGTCGCGCCCGCCGGGGACGGCGAGACCACTCGTGAGATTCCGGAGCCGGAGCGCCGGGCTGCGGTGCGGGCGGCCGAGGAGAACGGGTCGGCCGACCTGACGGCCGTCCTGCCGACCGTCCCCGCCGTGGACGAGACGGCCGTGCTGCCCAAGGCGGAGCGGGCGGACTTCCGCAAGGCGCCGCAGGTCGACGAGACGGCCGTGCTGCCGAAGGCGGACGAGACCGCGGTGCTGCCCAAGGCGGAGCGGGCGGACTTCCGCAAGGCGCCGCTGCCCGACGAGACCGCGGTGCTGCCGAAGGCCGGTCCGGCGGGTGTCGACCCGGTGCCGCCCGGGCTGTGGCGGGAGGAGTCGTCCCCGGAGACCACCCGGGAGCTCACGCCGGTCGACCGGCCGCGCCCGTCCTGGGCCGAGGAGACGCCGATGGACGATCTCCCGAGCCTCACCGACAGCCTGCTGGGCTCGCGCGACCAGTGGTCCCAGTGGGAGCCCGACGAGGACGAGGACGGCGGCGAGGGCCCGGACCGCCGCGGCTGGGGCCGTAAGCGCCGCCGCGACTGAGCCGCCCCCGGCCGGGCGGCCGGGTAGCGACGGCAACGGACGGGCACCGTGGTCTGAAAGACTGCGGTGCCCGTTTCGACGTCCGCAGCCCCCTGAGGAAGCCCGTACCCGTGACCGTCGCCGCAGCCGCTCCGCCCGTCCGTGCCACCGAGGCCGCCGCACCGGGAGCGGCCCGCAGAGCCGGCACCGGTCGGCTGCAGGCACTGGACGGCCTGCGGTTCGTGGCCGTCCTGCTGGTCGTCTTCTACCACTACGTCGCGTTCGGCTCCGACTGGGGCCGTCCGCGTGCCGAGCTCTTCCCGCTGCTCCACCTGCCGGCCGCCTATGGCTGGATGGGCGTGCAGCTGTTCTTCCTGATCAGCGGCTTCGTGATCTGCCTGAGCTGCTGGGGCCGCCCGCTCGCCGACTTCCTGAGCTCGCGGGTGGTGCGGCTGTTCCCGGCGTACTGGTTCGCGGTGCTGCTCACCACGGCGGTGCTGGCCGCGGTTCCCGGTGGCAGCCGGCCGCGGGCGGCACGGGACGTGCTGACCAACCTGACGATGATGGAGTACCCGTTCGGGGCGCCCTACGTCGACGGCGTGTACTGGAGCCTGTGGGTCGAGGGCCGCTTCTACCTGATCTTCGCCGTGGTGGTGGCGCTCGGCCTCACCTACCGCCGGGTGCTCGCCTTCTGCCTGCTCTGGTCCGCGGCCGGGGTGCTCGCCGTGGCGGCGCCCGGCGAGCAGCTGCTGCAGGTGCTGGCGATGCCCGAGTACTGCTGGTTCTTCATCGGCGGCCTGGCCTTCTACCTGATCCGGCGGTTCGGCCCGGACCTGCTGCTCTGGCTGCTGGTCGGGTTCACCTTCCTGGCGGGCTGCCGGTCCGTGCTGCCCACCTACCGCTTCGTCGCCGCCCAGGCCGGCTACCCGGTGCCGGAGTGGGGTGTGGTGGCGCTGCTCGCCGTGTTCTACCTGCTGATGGCCGCCGTCGCACTGGACTGGTTCCGTGCCGTGCAGTGGCGCTGGTTGACCACCGCCGGCGCCGTCACCTACCCGCTGTACCTGCTGCACGAGTACATCGGCTGGGAGGTCATCGACACCGTCGGCACCAGGGTCGACCCCGGGCTGCTGATCGGCGCCCTGCTGGTCGCGATGATCGCCGCCTCGTGGCTGGTGCACCGCTTCGTGGAGCGGCCCGCCGCCCGCTGGCTGCGGCCCCGGCTGGCGGCCTCCTTCGCCAAGGTGCGCGGCGTGCCGATGCCGGCCCGGCGCCCCGTCGCCGGGTCGCACACCCCGGTGGAGGTGCCCGCCCGCACACCCGGGGACGGCCACGCCGGGCCCGCCGGGGACCGCGGGATCCCGGTGTCCCGCCACGGTGTCGGCGACGGGCGTTAGGCTCGGGGGACCCGGCGGGCAGGCGGCCGGGACGGACGGTGGGCAGGCAGGGAGTACGGCGTGAGCGTGTGGGACGACCTGGTCGGCCAGGACCGCGTGGTCGAGCAGCTGTCTGCGGCCGCCCGCGCGGCACGGGCCACCGTCGCCGCCGGACGGGCCGCCGGCACGAGTACCGCCGAGCCCGGCGGCAACGCCTCGATGATGACCCACGCCTGGCTGTTCACCGGCCCGCCCGGCGCCGGCCAGACCACCGCGGCCCGCGCCTTCGCGGCCGCCCTCCAGTGCACCAGCCCCGACCTCGAACTCGGCGGCACACCCGGCTGCGGTTTCTGCGACGGCTGCCACACCGTCCTCTCCGGCAGCCACGCCGACGTGAAGTACGTCCGCACCGACGGCCTCTCCATCGGCGTCGGCGACATGCGCGACCTGGTGCTGCGCGCCGCCAGCTACCCGACCGGCGGCCGCTGGTCGGTGATCCTCGTCGACGCCGCCCACCGGCTCACCGAGGCCGCCGCCAACGCCCTGCTCAAGGGCGTCGAGGAGCCCTCGCCGCGCACCGTCTGGCTGCTGTGCGCGCCCTCCGTCCAGGACGTACTGCCCACCATCCGCTCCCGCTGCCGGCTGCTGGTGCTGCGCACCCCGTCCGCCGAGGCGGTCGCCGACATGCTGGTCCGCCGGGACGGCGTCGACCCCGGCCCCGCCCACGCCGCCGCCCTCGCCGGCCAGGGTGACATCGACCGGTCCCGCCGGCTCGCCGTCGACGAGCAGGCCCGCGCCCGCCGGGCCGAGGTGCTGCGCATCCCGCTGGAGGTCGCCGACGTCGGAGGCTGCCTCGCCGCGGCGCAGCGCCTCGTCGACACCGCCAAGGCCGACGCCGAGGCCCTCGCCGAGACCCAGGACGCCAAGGAGACCGAGGACCTGCGGGCCGCGTACGGCGCCGCGGAGGGCAGCCGGGCCCCGCGGGGCATGGCCGGTGCGGTCAAGGAACTGGAGAAGCGGCAGAAGAGCCGCGCCACCCGCACCCGGCGGGAGACCCTCAACAGCGCCCTGCTCGACCTGCTCGGCTTCTACCGGGACGTCCTCGCCCTGCAGTTCGGCGCCGCCGGGCCGCTCGCCAACGAGGACCACCGGCCCGCCCTCGACCGGGTCGCCGCCGCCGGGCCGGCCGAGTCCACCCTCCGCAGGATCGAGGCCGTCCTCGCCTGCCGCGAGGCGCTCGACCGCAACGTCGACCCGCTGCTCGCCGTCGAGGCGATGACGCTCGCCCTCCGGGCCGGCTGACCCGCCCGCAGGGCCCTCCGCGTCGGCCGATTCGCGCGCCCGGCGTGCGGAGTTGACCCGGCGTCGGCCAGGTGTCGGAGCGGGCTTCCGGGTGACGGCATGTCACCTCGCTCGTTCGAGTGAACGTCGGACGGCGCCCGCCCGGCCCCCGCCGCCCCGCGCGGCCCGTTGTGCACCCTGTGGACGGTCGGTCCGAAAGCCGTGGTCCGGCGACCGTGCTCCCCCTGAGGTGGTGCGCCCCATGTCCCGTCCGCTCCTCGTCGTACCCCTGCTGGCCGCCGCCGCGGCCGGGCTCCGGTTCGGCCGCTCCACCCTCACCGGCTGGCGCGACCTCCGGGCCGCCCGCACCTACGGACTCACCGCCGAGCAGCGCCCGCTGCTGCTGCGCGCCGCTGCCGCCCTGGTCTGCCTGGTCGGTGCCGCGGTCCTGGCCGCCGCCGTCCTGCCCGGCCGCGCACCCGGCGGCTGGGGCCGAGCGCAGCACGTCCGGGCCGAGGCGGCGCCCACTCCGGCCCCCGCCGCTCCGACCCCTGCTGCTGCGGCGGCCGACCAGGGAGGGCCGGCCACGGCGCCGACCTCCGCAAGCACCCGGCCGCTGCCGCCCGAGGCCACCGCCTTCACCTCGATCGGGCACCCCGCCGAGGGCGAGCTGATGGAGGCCAAGGTCCCCGGGCCGGACGGCCGGCCCCGCACCGTCCGGGTCTGGCTCCCCGCCCAGTACCGCACCGACCAGCAGGCCCGCTTCCCGGTGATCGTCCTGCACTCCGGCACCCCCCGGAAGACCGCGGACACCGAGCTGCCCGACATCTTCGACGGCGTCGCCTCCGCGGTGAACCTCGGCCGCTCCCGGCCCTTCGTGGTGGTCGCCCCGGAGGCCCCGAGCGGCACCGAACACCCCTGCGATCTCGTCGCCGCCGCACCGCAGGCCGTCACCGACGACGCCGCGCTGCGCACCGCCGTGACCACCGCCTTCCGCACCCTGCCCGCCGGCCCCGGCGACTGGGGCGTGCTCGGCGTCGAGGCCGGCGCCCCCTGCGCGGCCGCCGCCGGGCTGGCCCGGCCCGACCTGTACGGTGCGGCCGCCGCGGTCTCCGGGCGCTACGACACCGACGCCCTCGCCGAAGCCGGTGCCGAGGCCCCCGCCGACACCGCCGGCCGGCTGCTGCTGGCCGCCGCCAAGGCCGACGGCGCGGGCGTCGGCGCCGCCCGCGCCCTGCAGACCGCACTGCACGGAGGCAAGGGCCCCGCCGCCAAGGCCGAGGTCAAGGTCTCCGACATCGTGCAGGACTACACCCACGAGCGGGAGCGCCTGCGGCTGGTCCGGGTCGCCGTGCAGTACCTCGCCGAGAGCCTCGCCCGGCCGAACTGAACCCCGCCCTGGCCGACCGCCCCGGGCGGTCGGCGGACCCCGGACCCGCCGGGGTGTCGGCACCGGGGCGCCCCGGGGAGCGACCGATACGCTGGGGACGGACCGGCGATCACACCGCCGACCCCGCGACCGGCCCGCGCACAGCACCGCCGTTCCGCGCCGCGCCGCGCCCGAGGGAGACCCACACCATGCGAGCCACCCGGCGGAACCGCCCCGCGACCGCCGTGCTGGCCGCCGCAGCCGCCTCGGCCCTGCTGCTGGCCGGCTGCACCTCCGGCGGCTCGCCGGCCGCCGGCCCGGGCGCCACCGGTACCCCCGGCGCCTCCGCGGGCGGCTCCCAGGCCGCGGCGAACGCCGCGCCGCTGCAGCCGCTGCCCGAACAGACCCCCGCCGCCCTCGCCCCGTACTACGCGCAGAAGCTCGACTGGAAGGCCTGCGACGGCGAGTTCGAGTGCGCGCAGTTCAAGGTCCCGCTCGACTACGCCCAGCCCGCCGGCGGGGACATCACCCTCGCCGCCGTCCGCAAGCCCGCCACCGGCGGCACCCGGCGGATCGGCTCCCTGCTGCTCAACCCCGGCGGCCCCGGCGGCTCCGCCGTCGACTACCTGGAGGCCGTCTCCCGCGGCTACGACCCGCAGATCCGCGCCGCCTACGACCTCGTCGGCCTCGACCCGCGCGGCGTCGGCCGCTCCGCGCCGGTCAGCTGCCTCTCCGGCGACCGGATGGACGCCTACGCCGCCACCGACATCACCCCCGACGACCAGGCCGAGACCGACGCCCTGATCGCCGCCGACAAGGAGTTCGCGGCCGCCTGCAAGGCCAAGTCCGGCGCCGTCCTCGGCCATGTCTCCACCGTCGAGGCCGCCCGCGACATGGACGTCCTGCGCGCCCTGGTCGGCGACGACAAACTGCACTACCTCGGCAAGAGCTACGGCACCTTCCTCGGCGCCACCTACGCCGGCCTCTTCCCGAGCCGGGTCGGCCGGATGGTCCTCGACGGCGCCATGGACCCGTCCCTCGACTCCAGGGCCGGCAACCGCACCCAGGCCGGCGGCTTCGAGACCGCCTGGGCCGCCTTCGCCAAGGACTGCGCCAAGCGCGAGGACTGCCCTCTCGGCCGCACCGAGCAGGAGATCGGCGAACGGCTCACCGCGCTCTTCCGGCAGATCGACGCCAAGCCGCTGCCCACCGACTCCGCCCGCCCGCTCACCGAGGCCCAGGCCACCACCGGCGTCATCGAGGCGATGTACGCCGAGTTCCTCTGGCCCCAGCTGCGCACCGCGCTCGCGGACGCGGTGGCCGGCGACGGCACCGCACTGCTCGCGCTCTCCGACGAGTACTACGAGCGCGCCGAGGACGGCAGCTACCCCAACCTGATGGCCGCCAACATGGCCGTCAACTGCCTCGACCTGCCCGCACCGTTCACCGGCCCCGAGGAGGCCCGCGCCGCCGAGGCGGACTTCGCCGCGGCCTCCCCGCACTTCGGCCGGGACATGGCCTGGATGGCGCTCTCCTGCGCCTACTGGCCGGACCGCCCCACCGGGCAGCCGCACACCGTCCGGGCCGTCGGCGCGGCACCGATCGTCGTCGTCGGCACCACCCGCGACCCGGCCACCCCGTACGCCTGGGCGCAGTCGCTGGCCGGCCAGCTGGAGTCCGGCCGGCTGATCACCTACGACGGCGACGGCCACACCGCCTACGGGCGGCGCAACACCTGCGTGGACGGCGCGGTCAACCGCTACCTGCTGGGCGGCGAGGCGCCGGCGCAAGGGACACGCTGCGCCAAGTAGCGCCCGGTCCGGTCCCGGTGTCCATCAGGTAAGACCCGTACCTCGCCGACGGTCCTGGCGGATAACATGGTGCGCCCCCGCGTGTCCCGCCGTCCCGACAGGAGCGTCCCCGTGCTCGGAGTCAACGACCTGGCGACGTACGTCCTCGGCGCCCTGGTCATCGTCCTGCTGCCCGGCCCGAACTCGCTGTACGTCCTGTCCGTCGCCGCCCGCAAGGGCGTCCGCACCGGCTACCGGGCCGCCGCGGGCGTCTTCATCGGCGACTTCACCCTGATCAGCCTCACCGCCCTCGGCGCCTCCTCGCTGCTGGAGGCCAACCCGGCGGTCTTCGCCGTCGTGAAGTTCGGCGGCGCGGCCTACCTGCTGTGGATCGGCATCGGCATGGTCCGGGCCGCCCGCCAGCTCTGGCGCGAGCGGCGGGCCGCAGCCCACGCGATCGACGCGGTGGAGACCGCCGAGGCACTGCCGGAGAACAGCGAGAACCCGTTCCGCCGGGCGCTGGTGATCAGCCTGCTCAACCCGAAGGCCATCCTCTTCCTGCTCTCCTTCTTCACCCAGTTCGTCGACCCGTCCTACGGCATGCCGGCGCTCTCCTTCGGCCTGCTCGGCGGCATCCTGCAGACCTTCAGCGTCCTCTACCTGTCCCTGCTGATCTTCGCCGGCACCAGCCTCGCGACCGCCTTCCGCCGCCGCAAGCGCCTCTCCGCGGGCCTCACCAGCGGCGTCGCCCTGCTCTTCGCCGGCTTCGCCGCCAAGCTCGCCGTCTCCTCCGCCTGAGCTCCGCAGCCCCCGCGCCCCGGCCGCGGTGCGGACCACCTCCGGAAACTGTGTAGACTGGCCCGCGTTGCCGATGCGATCCTCGACCAGTCGGGGAGCCCCGGCAGCGGCGCCGCCTTAGCTCAGTTGGCCAGAGCAACGCACTCGTAATGCGTAGGTCGCGGGTTCGAATCCCGCAGGCGGCTCCACCCAAGTGGCCCGGTCAGATACGTCCTGACCGGGCCACTTCGTCTGTCACCAGCTCGAAGGCCTCCCTGCTGGCCCGGACGCTGGTCTCAGTTCTGGTCTCAGTTCGAGCAGCTACAGCTCATGCACGGGGCAGACGTCCAGGTTGAGGCGTCGTCCTCTGAGCTGGGTGACGAGCGCCTGCGACGGCGCCCAGTCGGCGTTGAGCTGCCGTCCGAGTGTGATGCCCACCACGGAGCGCGCACCGCCCTGCTTGAGCGCATACGCCGCGCTCGCCATAGTCCCACCGGACGTGAACGTGTCATCAAAGAGCAGGATCCGCTTACCCGTTACCTCTCTGCCGGGGGTTACGACGAAGAGGTCTCGAGCGATCTCCTTGCGGCGCGTGTGCGCGCCGTTGGAAGCAGTTTTGGTTAGCACGCCTGTATCCCACTGCTCGTAGAAAGCCGGCGCGACCTTCAGTAGCGAGTCGAGGTGGTCATCACCGCTGCGTGTCTCCGTGTGCGAGGGCACGGTCGTAAGAATCTCGAAGGGGCCGCCATAACGGTCTTCAAGGCAGCTGCGATGCCCGTCGAGGAACTTCCATAAAAGGCACACGAGGGGAGCTGCAAGCCAGCTGGCCGACTGCTCGTTCTTCGCTTTGTAGATCATCCCCTCTAGCCCCGCGTTGAGGGAGTAGCAGATGGGAACTAGCCCATCGAGGTAGACCCCGTAGCTTCGGCACTCATAGCACCGCTGGTAGTGAATCCCAAGAGCGTCGGTCTTGGTCGGTTGGCGGCACAAGGCGCAGATGCCCTCGTCTGTTGGGAGCGCCTGAGGCGTGACATCCTGCACCTTGAGCCATTCCAGCCAGTCATCGACATACCATTTCGAACGATCGTTCGGACGCGTGAACTGCTTGTATGCCAACCCAGCCCCCTAGGCTCTGCCGTGGTGCCCCCGCGGCGGCATCATACGTCGAAAGACAGCTGTCCGGGCTGGTTTTCAGTCTTATCGCGAACTGGCTGTTCGATGATGCCGATAGCCTGATCCGTTGAGGTGATCACGTGGGCTTTACCGCTGTCCACCATCTTGCGCGCCCACTCCTGCTCATCCACGAGGGACCGGAGCAGGAGGACATACTTCCCCTGCTCACTAGCTACTCGGGCCTGCATCTTGGCGCCGGAAGTCCGTGATGCCTCGATGACTACACTCGCCTTGCTGATGCCGGAAGTGACATGATTCCGTCGGGGGAAGGTATCGCGGCCTGGCGATCGGGACGGCCAGAACTGCGAGATAAGTGCTCCGTTCTGTGCTACTTCCTCGGCGAGGCCGACATTTTCCTTGGGATAGCATCGGGTGATGCCAGTCCCAATTACGGCGATTGTCCGCTTTCCTAGGCGGAGCGCTTCTCGATGAGCAGCAGTGTCAACGCCTCGCGCAAGCCCTGAAGCGATGGTGTAGCCACTTGCTCCCAATTCTCGGGACATGCGAGCAGCGCGTGCTAGGCCGATATCGGTTGCATCGCGGGTGCCGACCACCGCTACGGACTTTTGATCCATGCTTGAGGATAGATCTCCTCGGTAAAACAGGAATGGCGGGAGGTCGTGAAGACCCCTCAGGTTTTCCGGGTAATGTTCATCCAGAACCGTGACGAGACTGGCGCCTACCTTGGCTGCCAGGTTCAGTTCTTCTTGGACGCGAGACTCGGCATCGGCGGGGTCCAGGCGGAGGCCTGCTCGGAGTACCGGGAGCGAGCGGCGTGCGGCTTGTGACTCTTCAGGAATTTCTCCACCACAGAGTGAATCCAAATTTCCGGAGAGTGCGCACCGTGCGATCAATGACCAATCAACGCTTGCTCCATCTATGCGAATGGAGCAAAGCATTAGAAGCCTCAGCTGGGCGTCATTGATCATTTCCTTCTCCTTCTACTCAGCGATCAATGTTCGAAGGACGTGCGTGTTCCTGGGGCGAGACTAGCGGGTAACTCCGACAGCCACGAGGCTACTGGAGCCTGGGCCTGCGACACGTGGTTTCATCGCGTCTGTCCTGCCAAAGTGTCTTGGGGCATGGCAGTTGAGCTGCCAGGGCGAGGCCATGAAGCCGCCCCGCCCCGGCGCTACCGC
This genomic window from Streptomyces sp. TLI_235 contains:
- a CDS encoding peptidoglycan/LPS O-acetylase OafA/YrhL; this translates as MTVAAAAPPVRATEAAAPGAARRAGTGRLQALDGLRFVAVLLVVFYHYVAFGSDWGRPRAELFPLLHLPAAYGWMGVQLFFLISGFVICLSCWGRPLADFLSSRVVRLFPAYWFAVLLTTAVLAAVPGGSRPRAARDVLTNLTMMEYPFGAPYVDGVYWSLWVEGRFYLIFAVVVALGLTYRRVLAFCLLWSAAGVLAVAAPGEQLLQVLAMPEYCWFFIGGLAFYLIRRFGPDLLLWLLVGFTFLAGCRSVLPTYRFVAAQAGYPVPEWGVVALLAVFYLLMAAVALDWFRAVQWRWLTTAGAVTYPLYLLHEYIGWEVIDTVGTRVDPGLLIGALLVAMIAASWLVHRFVERPAARWLRPRLAASFAKVRGVPMPARRPVAGSHTPVEVPARTPGDGHAGPAGDRGIPVSRHGVGDGR
- a CDS encoding DNA polymerase-3 subunit delta', translating into MSVWDDLVGQDRVVEQLSAAARAARATVAAGRAAGTSTAEPGGNASMMTHAWLFTGPPGAGQTTAARAFAAALQCTSPDLELGGTPGCGFCDGCHTVLSGSHADVKYVRTDGLSIGVGDMRDLVLRAASYPTGGRWSVILVDAAHRLTEAAANALLKGVEEPSPRTVWLLCAPSVQDVLPTIRSRCRLLVLRTPSAEAVADMLVRRDGVDPGPAHAAALAGQGDIDRSRRLAVDEQARARRAEVLRIPLEVADVGGCLAAAQRLVDTAKADAEALAETQDAKETEDLRAAYGAAEGSRAPRGMAGAVKELEKRQKSRATRTRRETLNSALLDLLGFYRDVLALQFGAAGPLANEDHRPALDRVAAAGPAESTLRRIEAVLACREALDRNVDPLLAVEAMTLALRAG
- a CDS encoding tripeptidyl-peptidase B, yielding MRATRRNRPATAVLAAAAASALLLAGCTSGGSPAAGPGATGTPGASAGGSQAAANAAPLQPLPEQTPAALAPYYAQKLDWKACDGEFECAQFKVPLDYAQPAGGDITLAAVRKPATGGTRRIGSLLLNPGGPGGSAVDYLEAVSRGYDPQIRAAYDLVGLDPRGVGRSAPVSCLSGDRMDAYAATDITPDDQAETDALIAADKEFAAACKAKSGAVLGHVSTVEAARDMDVLRALVGDDKLHYLGKSYGTFLGATYAGLFPSRVGRMVLDGAMDPSLDSRAGNRTQAGGFETAWAAFAKDCAKREDCPLGRTEQEIGERLTALFRQIDAKPLPTDSARPLTEAQATTGVIEAMYAEFLWPQLRTALADAVAGDGTALLALSDEYYERAEDGSYPNLMAANMAVNCLDLPAPFTGPEEARAAEADFAAASPHFGRDMAWMALSCAYWPDRPTGQPHTVRAVGAAPIVVVGTTRDPATPYAWAQSLAGQLESGRLITYDGDGHTAYGRRNTCVDGAVNRYLLGGEAPAQGTRCAK
- a CDS encoding RhtB (resistance to homoserine/threonine) family protein; its protein translation is MLGVNDLATYVLGALVIVLLPGPNSLYVLSVAARKGVRTGYRAAAGVFIGDFTLISLTALGASSLLEANPAVFAVVKFGGAAYLLWIGIGMVRAARQLWRERRAAAHAIDAVETAEALPENSENPFRRALVISLLNPKAILFLLSFFTQFVDPSYGMPALSFGLLGGILQTFSVLYLSLLIFAGTSLATAFRRRKRLSAGLTSGVALLFAGFAAKLAVSSA
- a CDS encoding putative amidophosphoribosyltransferase, yielding MAYKQFTRPNDRSKWYVDDWLEWLKVQDVTPQALPTDEGICALCRQPTKTDALGIHYQRCYECRSYGVYLDGLVPICYSLNAGLEGMIYKAKNEQSASWLAAPLVCLLWKFLDGHRSCLEDRYGGPFEILTTVPSHTETRSGDDHLDSLLKVAPAFYEQWDTGVLTKTASNGAHTRRKEIARDLFVVTPGREVTGKRILLFDDTFTSGGTMASAAYALKQGGARSVVGITLGRQLNADWAPSQALVTQLRGRRLNLDVCPVHEL